One segment of Rhodothermales bacterium DNA contains the following:
- a CDS encoding type II toxin-antitoxin system Phd/YefM family antitoxin, whose translation MGAIPAIVPISELRQDAAGVIKKTRATQEPVFITQRGKATAVLVSAQSYERTQYELELLKALAKGEAEIKEGKGIPMEEVFRKADELLRSDR comes from the coding sequence ATGGGAGCCATTCCAGCCATTGTTCCTATATCCGAGCTTCGTCAAGACGCTGCCGGCGTAATCAAGAAGACCAGGGCGACGCAAGAGCCGGTCTTCATTACACAGCGAGGAAAGGCAACGGCTGTACTGGTCAGTGCCCAGTCCTATGAGCGGACGCAGTATGAGCTTGAGCTACTCAAAGCGCTCGCCAAAGGCGAAGCAGAGATAAAAGAGGGTAAAGGCATCCCTATGGAGGAGGTCTTTCGCAAAGCAGATGAGTTGCTACGTAGCGACAGATGA